One Cognatishimia sp. WU-CL00825 genomic window carries:
- the otnK gene encoding 3-oxo-tetronate kinase → MTYFGAIADDLTGATDLAGLMARAGVAVSLRIGVPEDLPEHGSAIEVIALKSRTEPVQSALAETKAALRWLQAAGTQRYFWKYCSTFDSTAEGNIGPVAEMLMAEIGADQTIYCPAFPENGRSVFMGNLFVGQQPLSESPMQHHPLTPMTDSNLMRLLEPQVTRKVGLLDRLQVAQGPEVVTEGLAALEAQGVAHVIVDAVANNDLYSIAEACRHMPLLTGGSALAMALPHLYMGDGSLETSDTRRQFPATCARGVVLSGSCSAMTNRQVAEYLAQGRPCYKVDPLELAQNGPSEILDWLSRQDLDQMPLVYATARPDSVKAAQELLGVAEAGAMVEQVLATCATVARDLGARRIVVAGGETSGAVTKALGADQLDVGPEIAPGVPWCFCKSDGHQMALTLKSGNFGAAGFFSDAIKKLDSQ, encoded by the coding sequence GTGACTTATTTTGGAGCAATTGCTGATGACTTAACGGGCGCTACCGATTTGGCGGGGTTGATGGCTCGTGCGGGGGTTGCCGTTTCTTTGCGCATAGGGGTGCCTGAGGACCTGCCAGAGCATGGGTCTGCTATTGAGGTGATTGCGCTGAAATCTCGGACGGAACCAGTGCAATCCGCACTGGCCGAGACCAAGGCGGCTTTGCGTTGGCTGCAAGCGGCGGGAACGCAACGATATTTCTGGAAGTATTGCTCGACATTTGACAGCACCGCAGAGGGTAATATTGGACCGGTTGCGGAAATGCTGATGGCTGAAATTGGTGCGGATCAAACTATCTATTGCCCAGCCTTTCCTGAAAATGGTCGTAGTGTATTTATGGGCAACCTGTTTGTTGGCCAGCAGCCCTTGTCCGAAAGCCCGATGCAGCATCACCCGCTGACCCCAATGACCGACAGTAATTTGATGCGATTGCTAGAACCTCAGGTGACCCGAAAAGTAGGGTTGTTGGATCGGTTGCAAGTGGCGCAGGGGCCAGAGGTGGTGACCGAAGGCTTGGCAGCCTTAGAGGCCCAAGGCGTGGCGCATGTTATTGTCGATGCCGTGGCCAACAATGATCTCTATTCGATCGCAGAAGCGTGTCGGCACATGCCGTTATTGACTGGCGGATCGGCTTTGGCGATGGCCCTGCCACATCTTTATATGGGGGATGGTTCGCTTGAGACCAGCGACACGCGGAGGCAATTCCCCGCGACGTGCGCGAGGGGCGTGGTTCTGTCGGGCAGTTGCTCGGCGATGACCAATCGGCAAGTCGCAGAATATTTGGCGCAAGGCCGCCCGTGTTACAAAGTCGATCCATTGGAATTGGCCCAGAATGGGCCGTCTGAGATATTGGATTGGTTGTCTAGGCAGGACTTGGACCAAATGCCTTTGGTCTATGCCACGGCCAGGCCAGACTCGGTTAAAGCGGCGCAAGAATTGCTAGGTGTGGCCGAAGCTGGTGCGATGGTAGAACAAGTGCTTGCCACTTGTGCAACGGTTGCGCGTGATTTGGGCGCGCGGCGTATTGTGGTGGCAGGGGGCGAAACCTCTGGGGCTGTCACCAAGGCTTTGGGAGCAGATCAACTGGACGTCGGCCCGGAAATTGCGCCAGGTGTGCCATGGTGTTTCTGCAAATCAGATGGTCATCAGATGGCTTTGACGTTGAAATCAGGGAATTTCGGGGCCGCGGGATTTTTTAGCGATGCCATTAAGAAATTGGACAGCCAGTGA
- a CDS encoding aldolase, with translation MSEETHLREQICLLAKSMFDRGLTGGSTGNISSRTPDGGLLVSPTGTSFGRLDPGRLSRFDARGRLLDGDRPTKEMPLHAAFYETRSRAGAVVHLHSCHAVALSMMPDVDADNFLPPLTPYGIMKLGKVKLLPFFLPGDPEMGAAVRGLAGKRSAVMLANHGPVVAGKDIEAACNAIEELEDTARLAMMTRGLQPKILNDAAIRGLVDKFDVEWDD, from the coding sequence GTGAGTGAGGAAACGCACCTGCGCGAGCAGATCTGTCTTTTGGCCAAATCGATGTTTGATCGCGGACTGACCGGAGGCAGCACAGGAAATATTTCGTCGCGCACCCCTGATGGCGGTCTGTTGGTGTCGCCAACTGGCACGTCATTTGGAAGGCTTGATCCGGGGCGGCTAAGTCGTTTTGATGCGCGGGGCAGGCTGTTGGATGGCGATCGGCCAACCAAAGAGATGCCATTGCATGCGGCGTTTTATGAAACACGCAGCCGCGCAGGCGCTGTTGTGCATTTGCATTCTTGTCATGCGGTGGCATTGTCGATGATGCCAGATGTGGATGCAGATAATTTTCTGCCACCGTTGACGCCTTACGGCATAATGAAACTGGGCAAGGTCAAACTGTTGCCGTTTTTCCTGCCGGGTGATCCAGAAATGGGCGCGGCGGTGCGCGGTTTGGCTGGCAAGAGAAGTGCTGTGATGTTGGCCAACCATGGGCCGGTTGTGGCAGGAAAGGATATTGAAGCGGCTTGTAATGCGATTGAAGAGCTGGAAGACACCGCGCGTTTGGCAATGATGACTCGTGGGCTGCAGCCAAAGATCCTGAATGACGCCGCCATTCGCGGATTGGTCGACAAATTTGACGTCGAGTGGGATGACTGA